From a single Vibrio sp. BS-M-Sm-2 genomic region:
- the thiD gene encoding bifunctional hydroxymethylpyrimidine kinase/phosphomethylpyrimidine kinase codes for MTHSSISKDLTPKSSTQQHSAEDTIRTNTPIVLTIAGSDSGGGAGIQADIKAMSATGSFACSVITAITSQNTQGVSAIFPIPLDHVASQLDAVFTDLNIVAVKVGMLADAQIIKVVADKIKQYQPKHLVIDPVMVATSGDLLLENSAITTLKQELIPLADIITPNLPEGAALTGKAVPESEAEMQGMIEDLRALGAKAVLLKGGHLEKDENSNDLLILPTTSALISAKRFPTKNTHGTGCTLSSAIASFLAQGNTLPEAVDLGKQYISRAIAHADELQVGQGHGPVNHFFVGHGNVR; via the coding sequence ATGACACACAGTTCTATTTCAAAAGATTTAACGCCAAAATCCTCAACACAGCAGCACTCTGCTGAAGACACGATTCGCACGAATACTCCGATTGTTTTAACCATCGCTGGCTCAGACAGCGGCGGCGGTGCAGGGATCCAAGCTGATATTAAAGCCATGTCTGCTACCGGTAGTTTTGCTTGTTCTGTGATTACCGCTATCACTTCCCAGAACACTCAAGGCGTTTCCGCCATTTTTCCTATTCCACTCGACCATGTCGCTAGTCAGTTAGATGCGGTTTTTACTGATCTCAATATCGTGGCAGTAAAAGTCGGCATGTTGGCCGATGCGCAAATCATCAAAGTCGTTGCAGACAAAATTAAGCAGTATCAACCTAAGCACTTAGTGATTGACCCTGTGATGGTCGCGACAAGTGGTGATCTGCTGTTAGAAAACTCGGCTATCACCACGCTGAAACAAGAGCTGATTCCGCTGGCAGACATCATTACTCCTAACTTGCCAGAAGGCGCTGCACTTACAGGCAAAGCTGTCCCTGAAAGCGAAGCAGAAATGCAGGGCATGATTGAAGACTTACGCGCACTAGGTGCTAAAGCCGTTCTCTTGAAAGGCGGTCACTTAGAGAAGGATGAAAACAGTAACGACTTACTGATTCTGCCAACCACATCTGCTCTGATTAGCGCGAAGCGCTTTCCTACTAAAAATACCCACGGCACGGGTTGTACGCTCTCTTCTGCTATCGCTTCTTTCTTGGCTCAAGGCAATACGCTTCCAGAAGCTGTCGACTTAGGTAAACAATACATTTCACGTGCTATTGCTCATGCTGATGAGTTGCAAGTCGGTCAAGGTCACGGCCCGGTAAATCACTTCTTCGTTGGGCACGGTAATGTCCGTTAA
- a CDS encoding ABC transporter ATP-binding protein gives MSVNTVGVQLSNASLRYNDSEHATLSGLSLSLNAGKWTVLLGRSGCGKTTVLRYFAGLLEDKVEWQGTLATSDELPLTDRIAYMAQQDLLLPWLSVIDNVCLSHRFQNPASDKALQINQALELLAAVGLADCANAMPDQLSGGMRQRVALARTLMQDKPVVLMDEPFSALDAVTRHKLQSLACELLKGKTVVLITHDPQEAVRLADNLYVLQGTPASAQSLSVPLTSTPRVLDGECAELQQAILAQLERDYE, from the coding sequence ATGTCCGTTAATACGGTTGGTGTTCAACTCAGCAATGCCTCCTTACGTTATAACGACAGTGAGCACGCGACCTTGTCTGGGTTGTCGCTTAGCTTAAACGCAGGTAAGTGGACGGTATTGTTGGGTCGAAGTGGCTGCGGGAAAACCACGGTATTGCGTTATTTTGCAGGTTTGCTGGAAGACAAGGTGGAGTGGCAGGGCACATTGGCAACGTCTGATGAATTGCCTTTAACGGATCGCATTGCTTACATGGCGCAGCAAGATCTGTTGCTGCCATGGCTATCGGTCATCGACAATGTTTGCCTGAGTCATCGTTTTCAAAATCCAGCTTCTGATAAAGCACTGCAAATCAATCAAGCACTCGAGTTATTAGCTGCGGTTGGTTTGGCTGATTGTGCGAATGCGATGCCGGATCAGTTGTCTGGTGGCATGCGCCAGCGTGTTGCTTTGGCTCGCACCTTAATGCAAGACAAGCCAGTGGTGCTGATGGATGAGCCGTTCTCTGCGCTGGATGCGGTAACAAGACACAAGCTGCAAAGTTTAGCGTGTGAACTGCTAAAAGGTAAAACCGTTGTGTTGATCACCCATGATCCACAAGAAGCGGTGCGTTTGGCGGACAATTTGTATGTGTTGCAAGGCACACCTGCGAGTGCTCAGTCTTTATCTGTGCCTCTCACGTCAACACCTCGAGTGTTAGATGGTGAATGTGCTGAGTTGCAACAAGCGATCTTAGCTCAGTTGGAACGTGATTATGAATGA
- a CDS encoding ABC transporter permease: MNDLTRSEVGARSTDIQASTERPRQMNPVMRLLISSAVILGLWQLVVVIFEMPSFILPAPAEVFIKLIERYDVLLKHTWVTAQEILLGLLLGLSMGLFFALQMLMFEPLKRWLLPILIASQAIPVFAIAPVLMLWLGYGIASKVVMAAIIIFFPVTTCCYDGLRNTPTGYLDLAKTMGASKWQLLRYIQLPAALPTLASGIRVAVVIAPIGAVVGEWVGSSEGLGYLMLQANARMIIDEMFAALFILAVLSISLYFITDKLLKKAIPWENQ; encoded by the coding sequence ATGAATGATTTAACGCGAAGCGAAGTTGGGGCTCGTTCAACCGACATACAGGCTAGCACTGAACGTCCTCGTCAGATGAATCCCGTTATGCGTTTGCTTATCAGCAGCGCCGTGATTCTCGGTTTATGGCAACTGGTGGTGGTTATCTTCGAGATGCCAAGCTTCATTCTGCCAGCTCCCGCAGAAGTCTTCATCAAGCTAATTGAACGTTACGATGTGCTACTCAAACACACTTGGGTGACTGCGCAGGAGATCTTACTTGGTCTATTGCTCGGTTTATCCATGGGGCTGTTTTTCGCCCTACAGATGTTGATGTTCGAACCGTTGAAACGCTGGTTGTTGCCTATCTTAATTGCTAGCCAAGCTATCCCTGTGTTTGCGATCGCGCCAGTATTGATGTTGTGGCTAGGCTATGGCATCGCGTCAAAAGTGGTGATGGCGGCGATCATTATCTTCTTCCCCGTGACCACTTGTTGTTACGACGGCCTGCGAAATACACCGACGGGCTATCTTGATCTTGCCAAGACCATGGGTGCATCGAAATGGCAATTGTTGCGTTATATCCAACTGCCTGCTGCGCTGCCAACTTTGGCGTCTGGCATTCGTGTGGCTGTGGTTATTGCCCCAATTGGTGCGGTTGTCGGCGAGTGGGTGGGTTCGAGTGAAGGGCTGGGTTACCTAATGCTGCAAGCCAACGCACGCATGATCATTGATGAGATGTTTGCTGCCTTATTCATCTTGGCGGTGCTATCTATTTCGCTCTATTTCATCACAGACAAATTACTTAAAAAAGCTATCCCTTGGGAGAACCAGTGA
- a CDS encoding ABC transporter substrate-binding protein, whose product MKNTKLIGAVALLASLVSGHALADSEQKKLTLMLDWFVNPNHGPIVIAQERGYFADQGLDVEIQEPADPSTPAKLVAAGKVDLAVTYQPSLTMDVAAGLPLVRASTLIATPLNTLMVLDNGKNDSLADLKGKKIGIAIAGNEEATIGTMLAQENVAFTDVQTINVGWALSSSLASGKVDAIWGGLRNFETNQLALEGFKAKAFFPEEHGVPAYDELIFVANAKQHDDEAIKAFNKALEQATTYIVNHPQESWSEFVAYSPDTLNNELNQRAWNDTLTRFALRPSAVDLKRYDDYAQFMFDKGIIKTLPKAENYVPVFN is encoded by the coding sequence GTGAAAAATACAAAATTGATAGGTGCAGTGGCACTGCTTGCTTCATTGGTTTCAGGTCATGCTCTAGCGGACTCTGAACAAAAGAAACTGACATTGATGTTGGATTGGTTTGTGAACCCGAACCACGGCCCGATTGTGATCGCTCAAGAGCGTGGCTACTTTGCTGACCAAGGTCTAGATGTTGAAATTCAAGAGCCAGCAGACCCAAGCACACCAGCAAAATTGGTCGCGGCAGGTAAGGTCGATTTAGCGGTAACTTACCAACCAAGTTTAACCATGGATGTGGCAGCTGGCCTTCCTTTAGTTCGTGCATCAACCCTTATCGCGACGCCACTTAATACACTAATGGTATTGGATAATGGCAAGAACGATTCGCTAGCGGATCTGAAAGGTAAGAAGATCGGTATTGCGATCGCAGGAAACGAAGAAGCGACCATCGGCACTATGTTAGCTCAAGAGAACGTTGCGTTTACAGACGTGCAAACCATCAATGTCGGTTGGGCACTTTCGTCTTCATTGGCATCGGGCAAGGTAGATGCAATTTGGGGTGGCTTACGTAACTTCGAAACTAACCAGCTAGCCCTTGAAGGCTTTAAAGCCAAAGCATTCTTCCCTGAAGAGCACGGTGTGCCCGCTTACGATGAGCTTATCTTTGTTGCGAACGCAAAGCAGCACGACGACGAAGCAATCAAAGCGTTCAACAAAGCATTGGAACAAGCAACCACTTACATTGTGAATCACCCACAAGAGTCATGGAGCGAGTTTGTTGCGTATTCACCTGATACGCTGAATAACGAGCTTAACCAACGCGCATGGAACGACACACTGACTCGTTTTGCACTTCGCCCTTCAGCGGTTGATCTAAAACGTTACGATGACTATGCGCAGTTCATGTTCGATAAAGGCATTATCAAAACGCTACCGAAAGCAGAAAACTACGTACCTGTATTTAACTAA
- the tenA gene encoding thiaminase II → MKYQDLIQACQQDWQDYTEHDFVKTLANGTLAQPCFLHYLKQDFLFLKQYARAYALAIYKAKTLADMRRALPSVHALLDSEISHHVTYCGQWGLTESDLENEPEDFGTVAYTRYVLDAGMTGDLVDLYAALAPCSIGYAVIGKALLESSDTVLEDNPYASWLQLYGGEEFQSGVATGAEYFNQLLSEIDINSERGQNIVHIFKTATRMEVAFWQQGLNALNDLPAA, encoded by the coding sequence ATGAAATACCAAGACTTAATCCAAGCCTGTCAGCAAGATTGGCAAGACTACACCGAGCATGATTTTGTTAAAACGTTGGCAAACGGCACTCTCGCTCAACCGTGTTTTTTGCATTACCTGAAGCAAGATTTTCTGTTCTTAAAACAGTATGCCCGTGCATACGCGTTAGCGATTTACAAGGCTAAAACGTTGGCTGATATGCGCCGTGCACTGCCAAGTGTTCATGCGCTGCTAGATTCTGAAATCTCACACCACGTGACTTACTGTGGTCAATGGGGTTTAACGGAATCTGATTTAGAAAACGAACCGGAAGATTTCGGTACAGTCGCTTACACACGCTATGTTCTGGATGCAGGAATGACGGGTGATCTTGTCGATCTCTATGCGGCACTGGCTCCGTGTTCAATTGGTTATGCCGTGATTGGTAAAGCGCTTCTTGAAAGTAGCGATACCGTGTTAGAAGACAACCCATACGCGAGCTGGCTGCAACTGTACGGCGGTGAAGAGTTCCAGTCTGGCGTGGCAACGGGCGCGGAATATTTCAATCAGCTGCTTTCTGAAATTGATATTAACAGCGAGCGTGGTCAGAACATCGTTCATATCTTTAAAACGGCAACACGTATGGAAGTGGCTTTCTGGCAACAAGGGTTGAACGCTCTTAATGATTTACCAGCGGCTTAA
- the thiM gene encoding hydroxyethylthiazole kinase: MLTEQIIQSLRAVREQKPLVVNITNYVVMNNTANALLAIGASPIMAHSQQELADMMSFSGALVINIGTLDSVWTPRMYFAVEQANANNKVVVLDPVGCGASKLRTETSREIARLADKLIIRGNASEIIALAGEQAQSKGVDALDSSDAALGAAQCLVAEYGANVVISGETDYVVTKDSVVTLNNGHQMMPYVTGMGCTLTALTGAFAAVGDKSGLAAAAVLGVVGEIAAENSRGPGSLQMNLLDELYQLDEETLIQRLKIQ, encoded by the coding sequence ATGCTAACTGAACAAATCATCCAATCGCTGCGCGCAGTACGAGAGCAAAAACCGTTGGTTGTGAACATCACCAACTATGTAGTGATGAACAACACGGCCAATGCGTTATTGGCGATTGGCGCTTCGCCTATTATGGCGCACTCACAACAAGAGCTTGCAGATATGATGTCTTTCTCTGGCGCCTTGGTGATCAACATCGGCACGCTCGACAGCGTTTGGACGCCAAGAATGTACTTTGCTGTTGAACAAGCGAATGCGAACAATAAGGTTGTGGTTCTTGACCCTGTGGGTTGTGGCGCAAGTAAGCTGCGTACTGAGACTTCTCGTGAAATCGCACGTTTAGCGGATAAGTTGATCATTCGTGGTAACGCATCTGAGATTATTGCACTAGCGGGTGAGCAGGCGCAGAGCAAAGGCGTTGATGCGCTAGATAGCAGTGATGCAGCATTAGGCGCTGCACAGTGTTTAGTGGCTGAATACGGTGCAAATGTGGTGATTTCTGGTGAGACAGATTACGTTGTCACCAAAGACAGCGTGGTGACCTTAAATAATGGACACCAGATGATGCCGTATGTGACAGGCATGGGTTGTACTTTAACCGCATTGACGGGCGCATTTGCTGCCGTTGGTGATAAAAGTGGTTTGGCTGCAGCGGCGGTATTAGGCGTGGTTGGTGAAATCGCGGCAGAAAACTCACGCGGCCCGGGTAGCTTGCAGATGAACTTGCTCGATGAGTTGTATCAATTAGATGAAGAAACTCTGATTCAACGTTTGAAGATTCAGTAA
- a CDS encoding methyl-accepting chemotaxis protein → MRHLSIALKIKLGYAICLLFFVISGFVSYKGIQTLSNGFSQYSELSHKATLSGNIQVHFLQMRLASERYLESLDEQYEANYQSSKLAIDELLNNLIQTTTKTDSLSSLQLVQDSVAAFDVAYGSMKQSQLLIDQLVNVEMVKRETNALKAAQSLLYESYNNNDPNASLYAGMLMENFLAAKITVLSYSNNNDLKTYEAGKDIFEYALPGIEGDIESLKSSPYQSELIEDFSNQREAYAKGFEQVHQQMIENTQRTATLASIGDSLAIAVADAQSILEQQKQALTPELQASEKRSIQIIFLLTGVALVIGMTSAVLVTRSITKGIAQVKQITNELSQGNLNVEVNIESKNEIGELLTNMEITIESLRDIVGQVNRSSVRIGEMSESLNQVTNNSSTNATQLNSEMINISSAVDQLASSTSEIASSANHASQVANQATENVAMGLKEVDKTLHEIGSADESMQISSQKVTDLHKESMNIGAILEVIKGVSEQTNLLALNAAIEAARAGEQGRGFAVVADEVRTLAKRTQDSASQIDELITSLQRGAKDALESIKVSHSTVSDASTQAQQASQNLHVINQHIQDLNQANSQIAVSVDEQDCLTKSLGENAQGANTIAQSNQESVSSISGAASDLTEVAHHLESQVNRFRT, encoded by the coding sequence ATGCGCCACCTTTCTATAGCGCTCAAGATCAAGCTGGGTTATGCCATCTGCTTGCTCTTTTTCGTCATTTCAGGCTTTGTGAGTTACAAAGGTATTCAAACCTTGTCGAACGGCTTTAGCCAATACAGTGAACTCAGCCACAAAGCGACATTGTCAGGCAACATCCAAGTGCACTTTCTTCAGATGCGTCTAGCCTCTGAACGCTACTTAGAGTCATTGGATGAGCAATACGAAGCGAATTATCAATCAAGCAAGCTAGCGATTGATGAGTTACTGAACAACCTAATCCAAACCACGACTAAAACCGATAGCTTATCGAGCCTGCAACTCGTGCAAGACAGCGTTGCGGCATTCGATGTGGCTTATGGCTCAATGAAACAGAGCCAACTGCTCATTGACCAATTGGTGAATGTTGAGATGGTCAAACGAGAAACTAATGCATTAAAAGCCGCTCAGAGCTTATTGTATGAGTCTTACAACAACAACGATCCAAACGCGAGTCTGTATGCGGGTATGTTGATGGAGAACTTTCTCGCAGCCAAAATCACCGTTCTAAGTTACTCAAACAACAACGACCTCAAAACCTATGAAGCGGGTAAAGACATCTTTGAATACGCGCTACCAGGCATCGAGGGCGATATTGAATCTCTTAAATCATCGCCTTACCAAAGTGAGCTGATTGAAGACTTCTCGAACCAACGCGAAGCTTACGCAAAAGGCTTTGAGCAAGTTCATCAACAGATGATTGAGAACACTCAAAGAACCGCTACCCTCGCCTCTATTGGCGACAGCTTAGCTATCGCAGTGGCCGATGCTCAAAGTATTCTAGAGCAACAGAAACAAGCATTAACACCAGAGCTGCAAGCCAGTGAAAAACGCTCGATTCAAATCATCTTCTTGCTAACGGGCGTGGCTCTGGTTATTGGCATGACGAGCGCCGTGTTGGTGACTCGCTCTATCACCAAAGGTATCGCACAGGTTAAACAGATCACCAATGAGCTTTCTCAGGGCAACCTGAATGTTGAAGTGAACATCGAGAGCAAAAACGAGATTGGCGAACTGCTGACTAATATGGAGATCACGATTGAATCTCTGCGCGATATCGTTGGCCAAGTGAACCGCTCTAGTGTGCGTATTGGTGAGATGTCTGAATCACTTAATCAGGTGACAAACAACAGCTCGACCAACGCAACACAATTGAACAGCGAGATGATCAATATCTCTTCTGCCGTTGATCAACTGGCTTCAAGCACATCAGAAATTGCTTCAAGTGCTAACCACGCCTCTCAAGTTGCGAACCAAGCAACCGAGAATGTGGCAATGGGACTCAAAGAAGTAGACAAAACACTGCACGAAATTGGCAGCGCCGATGAAAGCATGCAGATAAGTAGCCAGAAAGTGACTGACCTACACAAGGAGTCGATGAACATTGGTGCCATTCTTGAAGTAATTAAAGGCGTTTCTGAGCAAACCAACCTGTTAGCATTGAATGCGGCTATTGAAGCTGCGCGCGCAGGTGAACAAGGTCGCGGATTTGCAGTAGTTGCGGATGAAGTAAGAACCTTAGCCAAGCGCACTCAAGATTCTGCAAGCCAAATTGATGAACTCATCACCTCGTTACAGCGTGGTGCTAAAGATGCCTTAGAATCTATTAAGGTCAGCCACAGCACGGTTTCCGATGCTTCAACTCAGGCACAACAAGCTTCTCAGAACTTGCATGTGATAAACCAACACATTCAAGATTTAAATCAAGCCAACAGTCAAATTGCAGTCTCTGTCGATGAGCAAGATTGCCTAACCAAATCTCTAGGAGAAAACGCGCAAGGTGCTAATACCATAGCGCAAAGTAACCAAGAGTCTGTCAGCAGTATTTCTGGTGCAGCGAGCGACTTAACCGAAGTTGCTCACCATTTAGAAAGCCAAGTGAATCGTTTTAGAACCTAA
- the thiE gene encoding thiamine phosphate synthase produces MNPYKLYLVTDDQQDIETLKFVVEQAVAGGVTMVQVREKHGDVRSFIERAQAVKLILAGSGVPLIINDRVDVALAVDADGLHLGQSDMPAVLARKLIGPDKILGLSIETEQQLQEVDSLPLDYIGLSALFATPTKTNLKKHWGYEGIELALETTDLPIVGIGGINESNIPKLVQTGIHGLALVSAICHAEDPREATQVLLSLMGE; encoded by the coding sequence ATGAACCCTTATAAGCTCTACTTAGTAACGGATGACCAACAAGATATAGAAACGCTTAAGTTCGTGGTTGAACAAGCGGTCGCTGGTGGCGTCACTATGGTTCAAGTAAGAGAAAAGCATGGGGATGTGCGATCTTTCATTGAACGAGCACAAGCCGTAAAGTTGATTTTGGCTGGTTCGGGTGTACCGCTGATCATTAATGACCGAGTGGACGTTGCATTGGCTGTCGACGCTGATGGTTTGCATTTAGGGCAATCGGATATGCCAGCAGTGTTAGCACGCAAGCTTATTGGCCCTGATAAGATTCTTGGCTTATCGATTGAGACTGAACAGCAGCTTCAAGAAGTCGATAGTTTGCCGCTTGATTACATTGGCCTCAGTGCGCTGTTTGCCACACCGACCAAGACAAACCTAAAGAAACATTGGGGCTACGAAGGGATAGAATTGGCTTTGGAAACAACGGATTTACCGATCGTCGGTATTGGTGGCATTAACGAATCTAACATTCCGAAGCTGGTTCAGACGGGGATTCACGGCTTAGCGCTAGTCTCAGCAATATGTCACGCTGAAGATCCTAGAGAAGCGACGCAGGTTTTATTGTCTTTGATGGGAGAATGA
- a CDS encoding thiamine-phosphate diphosphorylase: MGKERNKREYDLRVLNCVSESEYESRMAVWNSLALAATPPVSETKGFIDEAFNKLQQDLKEASRELSINYTDFIATAHEELNYIKVFVADKTAQYGWYAAIVLMIIGTVALCIQ, translated from the coding sequence ATGGGTAAAGAGCGTAACAAACGAGAGTATGATTTACGCGTACTTAATTGTGTCAGTGAAAGCGAATATGAATCGCGTATGGCGGTTTGGAATAGCCTAGCTTTGGCAGCTACTCCGCCTGTTTCGGAAACAAAAGGCTTCATCGATGAGGCTTTCAACAAACTTCAGCAAGACCTAAAAGAAGCCAGCCGTGAGTTGTCGATTAACTACACTGATTTTATTGCAACGGCTCATGAGGAGCTCAACTACATTAAGGTGTTTGTTGCTGATAAAACCGCACAATACGGTTGGTACGCTGCTATTGTTCTTATGATCATCGGCACCGTTGCTCTATGTATTCAGTAA
- a CDS encoding LysR family transcriptional regulator, with the protein MYSFEQLKVFVTVCESGSFSAAARKLKRAQSGVSQSIANLEIAIDQELFNREKNIPVLTSTGKALLPVAKSILDQQKYFDQKVESLTQEDEHELIIAVDESIIDKSFIKIISSLADQFPITHFDIITTSTFDVEDLVRRGKAQIGIIYADGELKVDMDFFLLGQARFLTVCSATHELSQMSVVQDSDLKRYRQCVHRSSKQRELWFTYGISSMLWYANNHKTIIDLVEQNVGWANVPEMMVMEGIQKGDLVALPVAHEHGGWITPVGCLVSRSHINGPVLTSLIEKLEGYSLQYNQWQAN; encoded by the coding sequence ATGTACAGTTTTGAGCAACTAAAAGTCTTCGTCACTGTGTGTGAAAGTGGTTCTTTTTCGGCGGCCGCACGCAAGCTAAAACGCGCTCAATCCGGGGTCAGTCAGTCGATCGCCAACCTAGAAATTGCCATCGACCAAGAGTTGTTCAACAGAGAGAAGAACATCCCCGTTTTAACCTCCACAGGTAAAGCGTTATTGCCTGTCGCCAAGTCGATTCTCGACCAGCAAAAGTACTTCGACCAAAAAGTAGAATCGCTGACCCAAGAAGATGAACACGAACTGATCATTGCGGTTGATGAAAGCATCATAGACAAGAGTTTCATTAAGATAATCAGTTCCCTAGCCGATCAATTCCCAATCACACACTTCGATATTATTACCACCTCAACCTTTGATGTTGAGGACCTAGTGAGACGTGGTAAAGCTCAGATTGGTATCATCTACGCGGACGGAGAACTTAAGGTAGACATGGATTTCTTCTTGCTGGGTCAAGCTCGCTTCCTAACGGTCTGTTCAGCCACTCACGAACTCAGCCAAATGTCCGTAGTACAAGACTCAGACCTCAAGCGTTATCGCCAATGTGTGCATCGCAGTTCAAAACAACGCGAACTGTGGTTTACCTACGGTATTAGCTCGATGCTTTGGTATGCGAATAATCACAAGACCATTATTGATCTCGTTGAACAGAACGTAGGTTGGGCGAACGTGCCAGAAATGATGGTGATGGAAGGTATTCAAAAAGGTGACTTGGTAGCTCTGCCCGTGGCGCACGAGCATGGTGGTTGGATTACCCCTGTGGGTTGCTTGGTATCACGAAGCCACATTAATGGCCCAGTTCTCACCAGTTTAATTGAGAAACTCGAAGGGTATTCACTGCAATACAATCAATGGCAGGCAAACTAG
- a CDS encoding PACE efflux transporter → MSTLERVFHSVLFEVLAVTLSIIGLAIFTDHDVSALSGTMIVVATIAMVWNYCFNRIFDRYFTGEKSERSLKLRVFHVVLFEAGLLIATIPVMAYLLDVGIWQAFLMDIGVTIFITIYAFVFNLIYDHVRAFWVRSSDLAVQ, encoded by the coding sequence ATGAGTACCTTAGAAAGAGTGTTTCACTCAGTGTTATTCGAAGTTTTGGCCGTAACGCTTTCAATAATCGGCTTAGCGATATTTACCGATCACGATGTGAGTGCCTTATCAGGAACCATGATAGTTGTTGCTACCATCGCGATGGTTTGGAACTACTGCTTTAATCGCATTTTTGATCGCTACTTCACCGGTGAGAAATCAGAGCGTTCATTGAAATTACGAGTGTTTCACGTTGTGTTATTTGAAGCCGGTTTGCTCATAGCAACAATTCCTGTCATGGCTTACTTACTTGATGTGGGGATTTGGCAGGCATTTTTAATGGACATCGGCGTGACCATTTTTATTACCATTTACGCGTTTGTGTTTAATTTGATTTACGATCATGTGCGTGCATTCTGGGTACGCAGTTCGGATCTAGCAGTTCAGTAA
- a CDS encoding helix-turn-helix domain-containing protein: MTVVDKKEVELFAELFKHIDGEIYTLLRNAKIPNDILTSSDHYEYLPETTIKNVVKIMGESASREEFALFMWSFCKQTYVPRFVAKLSQQDSLKSALDQFGEQLKLISNGAIVYTKHSGGKWWFVREKPFTNVPWFKFAELFSVIFINELLSVLTQGRWKPSEVGIQSDDLDCFQSLPQMGNAQFYTHRPVTAFEIPENIMLEPIVLPKVAEALEPTAPLPSTFLNAFKLVIKPYLTMGKLPISLASEILNIHVRTIQRRLESEGVVYKTLIEEMVLDQVLELLKQPDLSITQVGAKMGYSDSSHFTRAFKRQMNMTPRQYRKEHC, translated from the coding sequence ATGACGGTTGTAGATAAGAAAGAAGTCGAGCTGTTTGCGGAACTGTTCAAACATATCGACGGTGAGATCTATACCTTGCTACGCAATGCCAAAATCCCCAATGATATTCTCACCAGTAGCGACCATTACGAATACCTCCCTGAGACTACCATTAAAAATGTGGTCAAGATTATGGGGGAGTCGGCGTCACGAGAAGAGTTTGCGCTGTTTATGTGGAGCTTTTGCAAGCAAACCTATGTGCCCAGGTTTGTGGCTAAATTAAGTCAGCAAGATTCGTTAAAAAGTGCGCTAGACCAGTTTGGCGAGCAGTTAAAGCTCATTTCCAATGGTGCGATTGTCTATACCAAGCATTCTGGTGGCAAGTGGTGGTTTGTACGCGAGAAGCCGTTTACTAATGTACCTTGGTTTAAATTTGCAGAGCTGTTCTCTGTGATTTTTATCAACGAGTTACTTTCAGTATTAACACAAGGGCGCTGGAAGCCTTCTGAAGTGGGTATTCAGAGCGATGACCTTGATTGCTTTCAATCTTTGCCACAAATGGGGAATGCTCAGTTTTACACGCACAGGCCTGTTACGGCTTTCGAAATTCCAGAAAATATCATGCTTGAGCCAATTGTCTTGCCAAAGGTTGCCGAGGCACTTGAGCCAACAGCCCCTTTACCTAGTACATTTCTCAATGCCTTCAAGTTGGTGATAAAGCCTTATCTCACCATGGGAAAGCTCCCGATTAGCTTGGCTTCTGAGATTCTAAATATTCATGTCAGAACGATCCAGCGTCGGCTGGAAAGTGAAGGAGTGGTCTACAAAACCTTGATTGAAGAGATGGTTCTAGATCAGGTTTTAGAATTGCTCAAGCAGCCCGATCTATCGATCACTCAAGTAGGCGCGAAGATGGGATATTCCGATTCATCTCACTTCACTCGAGCTTTTAAGAGGCAGATGAACATGACGCCAAGACAGTACAGAAAGGAGCACTGTTAA